A region of Paenibacillus sp. 37 DNA encodes the following proteins:
- a CDS encoding multidrug effflux MFS transporter, giving the protein MKSTMASLNTNSTSRVRMALILGTLSAFGPLSLDMYLPALPTLADEFGSSTSYAQLSLTACMIGLAVGQLLAGPLSDVRGRRTPLIAGLVLYTIASILCLVSPTMGSFVVLRFIQGVAGAAGIVISRAIVRDVYSGPELTRFFSLLMLINGVAPIAAPIIGGQMLTYTSWRGVFILLSLIGILTLLAVIFGLGETLPSNRRSSGGLKQTLITFRQIAGDRQFMGYALTQGFVAAGMFAYISGSPFVLQKIYGVSPQIFSVCFAINGLGIILASQVAGRLAGKVSETRLLIAGLLTAALGGTSLLIAILAEGNLISVLIPLFLVVSSVGLVNTASFALAMANQEKSAGSASALIGVMTFLFGGIVAPLVGLGGEGTAVPMGIVIACADLGALVIYFLMVSRGRKRQNDQVLS; this is encoded by the coding sequence ATGAAAAGTACAATGGCTTCATTGAACACGAATTCCACATCCCGTGTACGGATGGCTTTAATTCTGGGGACGTTGTCGGCCTTCGGGCCGTTGTCCCTGGATATGTATTTACCCGCATTACCTACACTGGCTGATGAGTTTGGTTCATCTACTTCGTATGCTCAACTCAGTCTGACGGCGTGTATGATTGGACTTGCGGTTGGACAGTTGCTTGCCGGACCTCTAAGTGATGTACGTGGTCGGCGAACACCGCTCATTGCAGGACTTGTGCTCTATACTATCGCCTCCATACTTTGCCTGGTCAGCCCGACGATGGGCTCTTTTGTTGTGCTGCGGTTCATTCAGGGTGTAGCTGGAGCAGCAGGGATTGTCATCTCGCGCGCAATCGTCAGAGACGTATATTCAGGCCCGGAACTGACACGGTTCTTCTCCCTGTTGATGCTGATTAACGGCGTAGCCCCGATTGCTGCACCGATCATTGGTGGACAAATGTTGACATATACGTCATGGCGCGGCGTATTTATTTTGCTTAGCCTCATCGGTATTCTGACGCTGTTGGCTGTTATTTTCGGCCTTGGAGAGACATTGCCCTCCAACCGCAGATCAAGCGGGGGATTGAAACAGACCCTGATTACGTTTCGGCAAATCGCAGGGGATCGTCAGTTTATGGGTTATGCGTTAACCCAGGGGTTCGTAGCCGCTGGCATGTTTGCCTACATATCCGGTTCACCGTTTGTGCTTCAGAAGATATACGGGGTATCGCCGCAAATATTCAGTGTTTGCTTTGCCATAAACGGGCTTGGTATTATTCTGGCCAGTCAGGTTGCCGGCAGACTTGCAGGTAAGGTATCTGAAACCCGGCTGTTAATCGCGGGGCTGCTAACCGCGGCGCTCGGAGGAACTTCACTGCTCATCGCCATTCTGGCTGAGGGTAATCTAATCTCTGTACTGATTCCGTTATTTCTGGTGGTATCCAGTGTTGGGTTGGTCAATACCGCGTCCTTCGCCTTGGCGATGGCCAATCAGGAGAAATCGGCAGGCAGTGCGTCTGCGCTTATTGGTGTGATGACGTTCCTCTTCGGTGGTATTGTCGCTCCCCTCGTAGGTCTCGGGGGAGAAGGCACAGCTGTGCCAATGGGAATCGTTATCGCGTGTGCTGATCTCGGTGCCTTGGTGATTTACTTCCTAATGGTCAGTAGAGGCAGGAAGCGCCAGAACGATCAAGTGTTGAGTTAA
- a CDS encoding GTP pyrophosphokinase family protein, whose translation MNAPHPIDQFKKFKYEITRFMMIYKFALDQMETKIEVLKEEFQSLHDYSPIEHTKSRLKSPESIMNKMFRKNHELTFESIKQNIKDIAGVRITCSFISDIYRIKDMLCNQSDLRVLEVKDYIENPKPNGYQSLHLLVEVPVYMSNGEERACVEIQIRTIAMDFWASLEHKIFYKYNKDVPEHLTKELKSAADSANALDQQMERLHREIQEIKDADNERDEEELRRIIINNQQFTLPSNLLKLLGSGE comes from the coding sequence ATGAACGCTCCACATCCAATCGATCAATTCAAGAAATTCAAATATGAAATTACCAGATTTATGATGATCTATAAATTTGCTCTGGATCAAATGGAGACCAAGATTGAAGTCCTGAAGGAAGAATTCCAGTCTCTGCATGATTACAGTCCAATTGAGCATACAAAGTCCAGACTGAAATCTCCTGAGAGCATTATGAACAAGATGTTCCGCAAAAATCATGAGTTAACATTTGAGAGCATCAAGCAAAATATCAAGGATATCGCCGGGGTACGGATTACATGTTCCTTTATCTCGGATATCTATCGCATTAAGGATATGCTGTGCAACCAGAGTGATCTGCGTGTACTGGAGGTCAAAGACTACATCGAGAATCCAAAGCCAAACGGCTACCAAAGCCTTCATCTTCTGGTGGAAGTGCCTGTGTACATGTCCAATGGTGAGGAACGAGCATGTGTGGAGATCCAGATCCGTACAATCGCGATGGATTTCTGGGCGAGTCTCGAGCATAAGATTTTTTATAAATACAATAAGGATGTTCCCGAGCATTTGACCAAGGAACTGAAAAGTGCGGCAGATTCGGCAAATGCACTGGATCAACAGATGGAGCGACTTCACCGGGAAATTCAGGAGATTAAGGACGCCGATAACGAGCGAGATGAAGAAGAGTTACGCCGTATTATTATTAACAATCAACAGTTCACACTGCCGTCCAACCTGCTCAAGCTACTGGGTAGCGGGGAGTAG
- a CDS encoding LysR family transcriptional regulator, protein MNLHGLRLFHAIVRYGGVTRAAEELNISQPAVSSQVKKFERELGIQLFVSEGRRLVLTDAGIQLTGYAERLFMLEQDVENFVQDFREGKKGLIRLTATYLPSNFLLPGWIARFKQMHEDVEIVVSTTNTRMAFDQLLRYEAEIAVYGGSGITHAGVQWDELFDDEMWFVVHPDHSYAGKEIELHEMMAEPFIMREEGSATRERLVSLCTTNNLAPPRIALQFNGLNETISAVKAGYGANFISSLVVNEDVQQGRLARVFVRGVRLRNTVAVCTRAGEVLSPAAQHLVKLIRQEASLMK, encoded by the coding sequence ATGAATCTGCATGGATTACGATTATTTCATGCCATTGTGAGATATGGCGGGGTCACTCGTGCCGCAGAGGAACTAAATATTAGTCAGCCTGCGGTATCTTCTCAGGTGAAGAAATTTGAACGTGAATTAGGAATCCAGCTTTTTGTTTCGGAGGGAAGAAGACTGGTGCTTACGGATGCGGGGATACAGTTAACAGGATATGCGGAACGTCTGTTCATGCTGGAGCAGGATGTCGAGAATTTTGTGCAGGATTTTCGGGAGGGCAAAAAAGGACTGATCCGTCTTACGGCAACCTACTTGCCTTCGAATTTTCTGTTGCCTGGCTGGATTGCGCGGTTTAAGCAAATGCACGAGGATGTGGAGATTGTTGTGAGCACAACCAACACCCGGATGGCCTTTGACCAGTTGCTTCGTTATGAGGCAGAGATTGCAGTGTATGGTGGAAGCGGCATTACACATGCGGGTGTCCAATGGGATGAATTGTTTGACGATGAGATGTGGTTTGTTGTGCACCCTGACCATTCGTATGCGGGAAAAGAAATCGAGCTGCATGAGATGATGGCAGAACCGTTCATCATGCGCGAAGAAGGCAGTGCCACGCGTGAGAGACTCGTCTCCCTTTGCACTACAAATAACCTGGCCCCTCCCCGCATTGCGCTTCAGTTCAACGGGCTGAACGAAACGATCAGTGCGGTGAAGGCAGGTTATGGGGCCAACTTTATATCTTCTTTGGTTGTGAACGAAGATGTGCAGCAAGGCAGGCTGGCACGTGTGTTTGTTCGAGGTGTGCGGCTGAGAAATACGGTTGCTGTATGTACACGAGCCGGGGAGGTATTATCACCTGCTGCACAGCATCTTGTCAAGCTTATCCGCCAAGAGGCGTCTTTGATGAAATAA
- a CDS encoding dienelactone hydrolase family protein: protein MSDIEAYLQQQTNLRGRSAYHADQPLELWRNQLRKRVKERLGGFPTMAAALNPVLLERITCDGYIRERIEITTYAGLRMPVYLLIPGDGSITDNKRPAIVACHGHGYGSREISGMEPDGSPRTGEPGLHKDFAVALVKRGYVVAAPELLGFGDRRLAEDRDAPPGVSSCTKIAAHLLMVGKTLAGHRVYETTRVLDYVSTRPEVDSERIGSMGISGGGLVTAFTAALDERFRATVVSGYANTFQGSILDRNHCLDNYVPGILREAELPDLIGLIVPRPLFIEAGSDDQVFPIHAAKEAYARLTHIYEQAGASESLDADFFTGGHEISGAKAYDWLDQVL, encoded by the coding sequence ATGTCTGATATTGAAGCCTATCTACAACAACAAACGAATCTTCGTGGTCGTTCCGCGTATCATGCAGATCAACCCCTGGAGTTATGGCGCAATCAGTTACGTAAACGTGTGAAAGAACGGCTGGGCGGTTTTCCCACGATGGCGGCCGCACTGAATCCTGTCTTACTGGAGCGCATTACATGTGACGGATATATTCGGGAGCGAATTGAAATTACGACCTATGCAGGACTTCGCATGCCTGTGTATTTATTAATTCCGGGTGATGGAAGCATTACCGATAACAAGAGACCTGCTATCGTTGCTTGTCATGGGCATGGCTACGGTAGCCGAGAGATATCGGGTATGGAACCGGATGGGTCGCCACGGACAGGAGAGCCCGGATTACACAAGGACTTTGCTGTAGCGCTTGTGAAGCGTGGTTATGTGGTTGCGGCTCCAGAGCTGCTCGGGTTCGGTGATCGAAGACTGGCAGAGGACCGCGATGCGCCACCAGGGGTAAGCTCTTGTACGAAGATTGCGGCGCATCTGCTCATGGTGGGGAAGACTCTCGCCGGTCATAGGGTGTATGAAACAACACGTGTACTGGATTATGTATCGACTCGGCCAGAAGTGGATTCGGAGCGAATTGGAAGCATGGGTATCTCGGGAGGTGGACTGGTGACCGCATTTACAGCCGCGTTGGATGAACGGTTCAGGGCAACTGTGGTAAGCGGTTATGCAAATACATTCCAGGGCAGCATATTGGATCGGAACCATTGTCTGGACAACTATGTGCCAGGTATCCTGCGTGAAGCGGAATTGCCGGATCTCATCGGCCTGATTGTGCCTAGGCCACTTTTTATTGAAGCCGGAAGTGATGATCAGGTGTTCCCAATCCATGCAGCGAAAGAGGCGTATGCCCGTTTGACACATATATATGAGCAGGCGGGAGCATCAGAATCACTGGATGCGGATTTCTTTACAGGTGGACATGAGATTAGCGGAGCTAAGGCTTATGACTGGCTTGATCAAGTTCTGTGA
- a CDS encoding alpha/beta hydrolase family protein, whose protein sequence is MTYSSDTLRVKAYLYLPQGCSLPDITTYETSHFGSVSSAFPKFASIHTSLHLQPLASHYPYATMHDTDNIPEQWPVLIYCRGGLGSYGGVNTVWLEQFVHKGYIVFAPSYRGNEGGEGRDEYGGKDVEDVHAAYRLMQRLPFVDRTRISLMGFSRGAINAVHTATAYNEGPDKVHKLVLWSGVADVERTYHERTDLRRTLKRVLGGSPRTAPEAYLARSPLSKANKLSCPVLIMHGTSDTQVNYSHGTRMYHWLKRRGADVTFHAYGGQDHHFHEKIHESAVNNMFDWLAAP, encoded by the coding sequence GTGACGTATTCATCCGATACACTTCGGGTTAAAGCTTATTTATACCTGCCACAAGGTTGTTCATTACCTGATATCACGACATATGAAACTTCTCATTTCGGCTCTGTCTCCTCTGCCTTTCCGAAATTCGCTTCCATACATACATCTCTACATTTGCAACCACTCGCCAGCCACTACCCTTATGCAACAATGCATGATACGGATAATATACCGGAACAATGGCCTGTGCTGATCTATTGTCGCGGCGGACTTGGCAGCTATGGCGGGGTAAATACCGTTTGGCTTGAGCAATTTGTACATAAAGGTTATATCGTGTTCGCCCCATCCTATCGTGGCAACGAAGGTGGTGAAGGCCGTGACGAGTATGGCGGGAAAGATGTCGAAGATGTGCATGCCGCATACCGGTTGATGCAGCGTTTACCTTTTGTCGACCGGACACGGATATCGTTAATGGGGTTCTCACGTGGGGCCATTAATGCTGTACATACCGCAACTGCCTATAATGAGGGACCGGACAAAGTACATAAGTTAGTTCTTTGGAGCGGTGTCGCCGATGTGGAACGCACTTACCATGAGCGAACCGACCTGAGGCGCACATTGAAGCGGGTATTAGGTGGTTCCCCTCGCACAGCTCCGGAAGCTTATCTCGCCCGTTCTCCCTTATCCAAAGCGAACAAACTATCTTGTCCGGTGCTGATCATGCATGGTACATCAGATACACAGGTGAACTATAGCCATGGAACCCGAATGTATCACTGGCTTAAGCGCCGAGGTGCGGATGTCACATTTCACGCTTATGGCGGGCAGGATCATCATTTTCACGAGAAAATACATGAGTCAGCAGTGAACAATATGTTTGATTGGCTCGCTGCACCTTAA
- a CDS encoding flavin reductase family protein yields the protein MYTLDPREITGRDNYKLMSGSVVPRPIAFVTTRSDENGVINAAPFSFFNVVSSDPPLLSISIARKDGIMKDTARNVLAHKELVVHICDEAIIAEVNETAAILEPHESELERTKLTPVPSTKVAVPGIKEALIRMECELYQHIPITNDDGKPMSDLLLVRIVQYHFSQEVYNPDKGYILMDHLKPVSRLAGNDYAKLGERFTIIRPE from the coding sequence ATGTATACATTGGATCCACGTGAAATAACGGGAAGAGACAACTATAAACTGATGAGTGGTTCGGTGGTGCCACGCCCAATTGCTTTTGTGACGACACGTTCAGATGAGAATGGTGTGATCAATGCAGCGCCTTTCAGTTTCTTCAATGTGGTTAGTTCGGACCCACCGCTGTTATCCATATCCATTGCACGTAAAGACGGCATTATGAAAGATACTGCGCGTAATGTACTTGCTCATAAAGAGCTGGTCGTGCATATATGTGATGAAGCAATCATAGCAGAAGTAAATGAGACAGCAGCTATCCTTGAACCCCATGAAAGTGAGCTTGAGCGGACGAAACTGACCCCAGTGCCAAGTACAAAGGTTGCCGTGCCAGGAATAAAGGAAGCTCTTATTCGGATGGAGTGTGAGCTGTATCAGCACATTCCCATTACCAACGATGATGGCAAACCGATGAGTGATCTGTTGCTGGTACGCATAGTGCAATATCATTTCAGCCAAGAAGTCTACAATCCGGACAAGGGGTATATCCTGATGGATCATTTGAAACCAGTCAGCCGACTTGCGGGTAATGATTATGCCAAGCTCGGAGAGAGATTCACCATAATTCGACCTGAATAG
- a CDS encoding iron-hydroxamate ABC transporter substrate-binding protein, which translates to MIMLLITVMVMSIWLAACGAKSAENGAAGENDTATETETQTEAPTERTLTDAMGHKVTIPANPERVIASYLEDNLVTLGVKPVAQWSVANGIQEYLQKDLNGIPTIAFDLPFEAVTSFNPDLIIVGSESVVEGEKYEQYSKIAPTYVLGDEINSDWRKTLLKIGEILNKSDEAQKALDDYEVKATEIKEKINNVTGGTKSAAAIWLVSGKFFIVSDNVSSGEVMYKELGLLEPEVVKEISANATGNWSSISMEKLAEMDVDYLFFVNSDAGTGAEALKDPVWQSIPAVKNGNLFEFTRSSSWLYSGVQANLQIMEDIQNSIVK; encoded by the coding sequence ATGATCATGCTTCTGATTACGGTGATGGTTATGTCCATCTGGTTGGCAGCGTGTGGAGCGAAGTCCGCAGAGAACGGAGCAGCAGGAGAGAACGATACAGCAACGGAGACAGAGACGCAAACAGAAGCCCCGACAGAACGCACATTGACAGATGCAATGGGACACAAAGTAACCATCCCGGCTAATCCGGAGCGTGTCATCGCGTCTTATCTGGAAGACAATTTGGTAACACTAGGTGTTAAGCCAGTTGCTCAGTGGTCGGTAGCCAACGGAATCCAGGAATATCTGCAAAAAGATCTGAATGGTATCCCAACGATTGCTTTTGATCTGCCTTTTGAAGCGGTAACAAGTTTTAACCCGGATCTGATTATTGTTGGTTCTGAAAGTGTGGTTGAAGGAGAAAAATACGAACAGTACAGTAAAATTGCACCTACTTATGTACTTGGCGATGAGATCAATAGCGACTGGCGTAAAACGTTGCTTAAAATCGGTGAGATTTTGAATAAGAGTGATGAAGCGCAAAAAGCGCTGGATGATTACGAAGTTAAAGCTACAGAAATCAAGGAAAAGATCAACAACGTTACAGGTGGAACAAAATCAGCAGCGGCCATTTGGTTGGTTAGCGGCAAGTTCTTTATTGTAAGTGACAACGTATCAAGTGGAGAAGTAATGTACAAGGAACTTGGACTTCTAGAGCCTGAAGTTGTAAAAGAAATCTCTGCCAATGCAACAGGTAACTGGTCTTCCATCTCTATGGAGAAGCTGGCGGAAATGGATGTAGACTACTTGTTCTTTGTGAATAGTGATGCAGGTACTGGAGCGGAAGCACTGAAAGATCCAGTGTGGCAAAGTATCCCGGCTGTGAAAAATGGCAATTTGTTTGAATTCACCCGGTCCAGCAGCTGGTTGTACAGCGGAGTTCAAGCGAACCTTCAAATTATGGAAGACATTCAGAACAGCATTGTTAAATAA
- a CDS encoding MMPL family transporter, with amino-acid sequence MGYRRLAAFISRYPRFIILCWVFIIGMSAVWAWKLPDIVQDHGLKRVHGDAQAVGLVLEEEFGSPADPVILVFEKKENTSRLQFRQWIKDRLTQVQVLPAVTSITSPLDASERVTLQEHRAYALVKMDVPAHQMGPPLEQLRAVLATDGPGTVQLTGKAVVQQDVNHLSFRDLERAEMVGLPIALIVLCFAFRGLYAALIAVMMGISAVIIAMGVTSLLGYHLELSNFIINVIPMVGMALSIDFALIILSRYREEVQRAYEDEGKANVTGSSLDMQSEILRSKILQQTLRTAGRAVLFSAACVLLGLLGLLWIRLPMFLSVSLGAIIVLLLSLLLNVTLLPALLSLSANGVFRRKLVHWLPRGSVWHRWSAMVMKRPVSMAIGGTVVLLLCVYPVTRLELSVPDASSLPERMESRQAAEQLQYDLGQKNTSAIEIVIGGQQELLTASHWQMAHNKARQLLQDSGVLSIVSPWGLLQPNQNGSQSLFQIPPSALTPSIEGKESTRTTWLRSTVSDHSIRLIATVHGEPGSEQVADWLERMRKSDYTLGSTNVKLRYGGEAAEQVEIMQEVTSQLPKVLVFVVVSNYLVLLAAFRSLLIPIKAILMNLLSLAASFGILVWVFNEGHLGMETSAIAIMIPVFIAGLVFGISMDYGVFMLSRIQEVYRRTGDSDVAVQQGLASTGRLVTSAAAILLAVTVPFAFAEVAGVRQLGIGITAAVLIDVTLIRLILVPALMKLMGRWNWWLPGQIK; translated from the coding sequence ATGGGTTATCGCAGACTTGCTGCCTTCATCAGCCGATATCCGCGGTTCATTATTCTCTGCTGGGTATTTATCATCGGGATGTCAGCGGTCTGGGCATGGAAGTTACCTGACATTGTTCAGGATCACGGATTAAAACGGGTTCACGGGGATGCGCAAGCGGTTGGACTTGTTCTGGAGGAAGAATTCGGATCTCCTGCTGATCCGGTTATTCTGGTGTTTGAGAAAAAGGAAAATACCTCGCGGTTACAGTTCCGGCAGTGGATCAAGGATCGGTTGACACAGGTTCAAGTGTTGCCTGCGGTAACCTCTATCACGTCCCCTTTGGATGCTAGCGAAAGGGTGACGCTGCAAGAGCATAGGGCATATGCCCTTGTGAAGATGGATGTGCCGGCGCATCAGATGGGTCCTCCGCTGGAGCAGTTGCGCGCCGTGCTGGCAACAGACGGTCCAGGTACGGTGCAATTGACTGGAAAGGCAGTCGTGCAGCAGGATGTCAATCATCTGAGCTTTCGTGATCTGGAACGGGCAGAGATGGTGGGACTGCCGATTGCCCTGATCGTTTTGTGTTTTGCATTCAGGGGGCTATATGCCGCGTTGATTGCTGTCATGATGGGGATCAGTGCTGTGATTATCGCTATGGGAGTCACGTCACTCCTTGGTTATCACCTGGAATTGTCCAACTTTATCATTAATGTGATTCCCATGGTGGGCATGGCACTGAGTATAGACTTTGCCCTGATCATTCTGAGCAGGTACAGGGAAGAAGTTCAGCGGGCCTATGAAGATGAAGGCAAAGCTAACGTTACGGGCAGCAGCCTGGATATGCAGAGCGAGATTTTGCGAAGCAAGATTCTTCAGCAAACATTACGTACAGCAGGCAGAGCGGTGTTGTTCTCGGCAGCTTGCGTGCTCCTTGGGCTGCTGGGTTTGCTCTGGATCAGATTGCCGATGTTTCTGAGTGTCTCCTTGGGAGCCATTATTGTTCTGCTCCTATCGTTACTATTAAATGTTACGCTGCTGCCAGCTCTGCTATCACTGTCTGCGAATGGTGTATTCAGGCGAAAGTTAGTCCATTGGTTACCTAGAGGTTCAGTCTGGCATCGATGGTCAGCGATGGTCATGAAACGACCAGTCAGTATGGCCATTGGAGGTACGGTTGTACTGCTCCTGTGTGTTTATCCAGTAACCCGGCTGGAACTGTCCGTCCCGGATGCTTCTTCACTGCCAGAGAGAATGGAGTCCCGCCAAGCAGCAGAGCAGTTGCAATATGATCTGGGGCAAAAGAATACCTCCGCCATCGAGATCGTGATTGGCGGACAGCAGGAACTGTTGACTGCCTCTCACTGGCAGATGGCCCACAACAAAGCCCGTCAGCTACTGCAGGACTCAGGCGTATTGAGCATTGTTTCACCATGGGGCCTATTACAGCCGAATCAAAATGGCTCGCAGAGCCTTTTTCAAATTCCACCGTCGGCGCTCACTCCTTCCATAGAAGGCAAGGAGTCAACCAGGACGACATGGCTGCGTTCAACGGTCTCTGATCATTCGATTCGATTGATAGCCACGGTGCACGGGGAGCCTGGTTCGGAACAGGTTGCAGACTGGCTGGAACGAATGAGGAAGAGCGATTATACACTTGGTTCCACCAACGTAAAACTGCGTTATGGCGGGGAAGCTGCCGAGCAGGTTGAAATCATGCAGGAAGTCACAAGTCAACTGCCCAAAGTGTTAGTATTTGTAGTGGTATCCAATTATCTTGTGTTACTGGCAGCGTTCAGATCTCTGCTCATACCAATCAAGGCAATTTTGATGAATCTGCTTAGCTTAGCCGCTTCATTTGGCATATTGGTGTGGGTGTTTAATGAAGGACATCTGGGGATGGAAACGTCAGCCATTGCCATTATGATTCCTGTATTCATTGCAGGATTGGTGTTTGGCATATCCATGGATTATGGTGTGTTTATGCTGAGCCGTATTCAGGAAGTGTATAGACGAACCGGAGACAGTGATGTGGCTGTCCAACAGGGATTGGCTTCTACAGGCCGTCTGGTTACCTCCGCAGCGGCCATTCTGCTTGCGGTGACCGTGCCGTTTGCTTTTGCTGAAGTTGCAGGTGTGAGGCAGCTAGGGATCGGAATCACGGCAGCGGTGTTGATTGACGTTACGTTGATCCGGCTAATACTGGTACCTGCATTGATGAAATTAATGGGCAGGTGGAACTGGTGGTTGCCAGGGCAGATAAAATGA
- a CDS encoding type III polyketide synthase, translating to MNQLEESTGASIMGIGTAWPAHRIEQKDVSARLAQALEHEPDARRWAKRIFNQCGVETRYTCEPNLLEPVDSCRYLPFTNAEEVPTTSERMGKYKTAAVPLGLEAAGQALQDADVSSSEITHLITVSCTGQFLPGLDVRLIQQLELSPQINRIPLVFQGCAAGLKAIQLANSIVTTDQKATVLIVCVELCTLHFQPSAKRDDLYAASFFGDGASACVIGASGTDRNECFRLGRGYSTLLPDCTEEMIWEVGNTGFDLYLSPQIPKLLGLHLGPEVERLLEGSGLPEIWAIHPGGRGIVDAVQKLYQLTDEQVSYSRNILRDYGNLSSVTILFVLQAIREDYRQKEEHSSGIALAFGPGLTAELLPFTYIPAPIANRTPVNHGIQ from the coding sequence ATGAACCAGCTTGAGGAAAGTACAGGGGCAAGTATTATGGGAATAGGAACGGCGTGGCCTGCCCACCGTATTGAGCAAAAGGATGTATCTGCCCGTCTCGCGCAAGCGCTGGAACATGAGCCGGATGCGAGAAGATGGGCCAAACGGATCTTTAATCAGTGCGGTGTGGAGACTCGGTATACGTGTGAACCGAATCTGCTTGAGCCTGTTGATTCTTGCAGATATTTACCCTTTACCAATGCGGAGGAGGTTCCGACTACATCCGAGCGTATGGGCAAATACAAAACTGCTGCTGTTCCCCTTGGTCTGGAGGCGGCCGGACAGGCGCTTCAGGACGCAGACGTATCCTCCTCGGAAATTACACATCTCATTACGGTGAGTTGCACGGGGCAATTCCTGCCCGGACTTGATGTTCGGCTGATCCAGCAACTTGAACTGTCACCGCAGATCAACCGGATTCCCCTGGTGTTTCAAGGATGTGCAGCCGGTCTGAAAGCGATCCAACTGGCGAATTCCATTGTAACGACAGATCAGAAGGCTACAGTTCTCATCGTGTGCGTGGAACTATGTACACTTCACTTTCAGCCATCTGCCAAACGGGACGACCTGTATGCTGCATCGTTCTTTGGTGATGGTGCCTCTGCCTGTGTTATTGGTGCGTCTGGAACAGATCGCAATGAATGTTTTCGACTAGGCCGTGGATACTCAACGCTGCTCCCGGATTGTACAGAAGAAATGATCTGGGAAGTGGGCAATACAGGCTTTGATCTCTACCTGTCACCACAGATACCCAAGCTGCTTGGTTTGCATCTCGGTCCAGAGGTAGAACGATTGCTCGAGGGGAGCGGTTTACCGGAAATATGGGCGATACATCCGGGAGGCAGAGGCATCGTGGATGCCGTTCAGAAGCTGTATCAGTTGACAGATGAGCAGGTCTCCTACAGCCGAAACATCCTGCGGGATTATGGCAACCTGTCGTCCGTGACGATTCTTTTTGTTCTTCAAGCCATCCGCGAGGATTATAGACAGAAGGAAGAACATTCCAGTGGGATCGCGCTGGCCTTTGGCCCGGGACTGACAGCAGAGTTACTTCCGTTTACATACATCCCTGCCCCCATAGCGAACAGAACACCTGTGAATCATGGCATCCAATAG
- a CDS encoding YoaK family protein, which yields MNQSTLQKYAMLLLCMSAGMVDLIGYLGLGHVLTANMTGNIVLLGIAIARAQEFVVIRSLLALIGFIAGNAIAAHMVGHVQTKNGWSSKVTAVFTVESILLLLFAIAMISPFSEQLSYLLIVILAVAMGMQTTAARRIGIAGISTTVLTNNLAAVVEDTVSILKKLRHANIRSLAKALSTDSYLRAGAVVIYLIGVIAAALLFHRVPMIAVWIPVLIIGGVTLYARLHAWGTSQQSKSE from the coding sequence ATGAATCAAAGCACCCTCCAAAAATACGCCATGCTGCTTCTCTGTATGTCTGCCGGAATGGTGGATCTGATCGGATATCTGGGACTGGGGCATGTGCTCACAGCCAATATGACGGGAAATATTGTTTTGTTGGGTATTGCCATTGCCCGTGCTCAGGAATTTGTTGTAATTCGGTCATTGCTTGCTCTCATTGGTTTTATTGCCGGCAATGCCATTGCAGCACATATGGTTGGACATGTGCAGACCAAAAATGGCTGGTCCTCCAAGGTCACAGCCGTATTTACTGTTGAAAGCATATTGCTCCTGCTGTTCGCCATCGCCATGATTAGTCCATTTTCAGAACAACTGTCTTATCTGTTAATTGTCATCCTAGCCGTTGCAATGGGGATGCAAACAACTGCGGCACGCCGCATTGGCATTGCTGGTATCTCAACAACTGTGCTCACCAATAATTTGGCCGCTGTGGTTGAGGATACCGTAAGCATCCTCAAAAAGCTGCGACATGCCAATATCCGATCGTTAGCCAAAGCCTTGTCCACAGACTCCTACCTTCGTGCAGGTGCTGTTGTCATCTATTTGATCGGCGTCATTGCAGCCGCATTGTTATTCCACCGTGTGCCCATGATTGCAGTCTGGATTCCTGTCCTGATCATTGGCGGCGTAACCCTATACGCCCGATTACATGCATGGGGAACTTCACAACAAAGCAAAAGTGAATAG